aaaggatTCTGGTGCTCATCGAATATTACCGAATTTTCATTTATCAGCTATACGGGAAACAATATATCATATGTATTCAGTGAATAacttaccaactttaaataaacttttgagtgaattaacaaagaaataatccaTTCGACTCTGAACATGGTAGCAAATACGTGTTTTAAAATCGAGctctcataattaatttaaaaactagtgaaatactaaaaatatttttgttaattagtGATCCAGcagtgaaataacaaaaataaatacaacagagatagtaagttactttaaacataacagtttttactattatcaaatattatttcGGATAACCTACAAAATCTAGGACAGGTATTTATACCAAACCTGTTCCACTACAGACTAAGAAGGTTGTTTGCCAGGACCGTACTCCAGTTacaaatgataattaaaaatggatagttttattcaatctgaaattcctacaactaataatacaccaaacagctcctcatcatatcaatttaatggatcacctacatattcttccgtaaccaatcaaacaccacaatccaatatatttccatcaagaaaacaagcaattatttttgatttaattGAAAATACCAAACTAGATGATTTCTTGTCCGCTTTGAGTCATCTGATACAACCAACCCAGATATccttctgttcaaaattatcaaataatagagtagatatttatttagcaaacgaaaaactagctgaggatttcataaacagaaatgaaaaaattcaaataaaccaaCAACTCTTACAAGCTCGTAGACTAATTAGCAACAGTCAGCGATTAGTATTGTCCAATGTCTGTCCCTCAatcccacactcagtcctaatatccgcattaaaatcacatggattaaatcttctgtcacctataacattcctaagaataggcacatcaacaccacaattccaacaAATTTTGAGTTTCAGACGCCAAACATACATATCTCCACTAAATAACCAGCCCTTACCTGATTCTTTTCTTATCACATATGAGGAAACGACATACAGAATTTTCCTTTCATTAGATAACCAAGCTTGTCAAACATGTAAACAAACCAACCACTTAACAAAAAATTGCCCAATGTCTACTGCGATTACAACACATAATTCAACATCAAATAATCCAGTTCCAAATATAAACCCAATTGAAAATACAACTAATCTATCAACTCAAAAACCCAGACAAACACTAAACAACAACAATCAAAAGAAGAAAGCACACAACAAGAAACGCAACCACAAAATAACCAACAAGAAAAACCACACATGCAGCTAACcaaagaagattcagaaacaacaaactacccaaaaatagatataaaaaataagGCAACGCAATAAACACAGGCAAAgcacaaaacaaacgcacaatcTCCCAAGACTCTCCTacttttattacaccaaaaaataaagagaagaaagtaaatcagatcaaaatgtcaaaccacaaaaaacactagaagaaatgctaagatactgtaaacctttatttgagaacccaaattccaactaccctataacttacgaacagttattagacttttttgaaaactgtgAGAATTCACCAGACCCGTTAAGTGTCACCAAAATGTatacagaagaaacagcagaggtcacaggtctattaactaatatatacccttacctaaaggaccgaaaaattaaagtcaaatgcactctaataaaaaataaaatattaaagcaaatcaacttagaccttcaaacagacttagaaagcgacgcattaatagaaaattaataacacatcattttcaactctctaattcaatggaacataaatgggtattacacccatttagaaatgttaaaattattaatgtcaaaacataaacctagtctgatatgtttacaagaaacccacttcaaaaacaacaaagcttATGACTTATagaatttcaattgtttttttagaaatcgagaaaattcgaaaattgcaagcggaggagtagcaatctacataaaagatagctttgacggtaaactgataaaactcacaacaactattgaagcaattggaattagagtcacagacacaatttctttttcaatttgcaatatttacattccccccaataaagaacccgattcaaaagaaatttcaaacttattaaatcaactacctgctccaaggataataattggagatttcaatacacataatccgttatggggttcagcaaaactaacatctctaggtcgaaaaatagaaaaaataatagaagaagtcaaCCTAAATATTCTTAACGACGGACAACATACGCGCTTTGACACAAGAACAGGTGAAGGCTCAAGTATAGATCTATGTATTTGCGAACCATCAATTACACATACTCTTACGTGGGATGTGTTACCAGatctatatgatagtgatcactaccctatCATAATAAGCAATGAACTACAATCAACTACCCCGCAACAActaaaattgaatttaaaaagcgcaaattggacagaatttcaaaattacgttgaaaacaacctgcaaaacctaaatgacaatgtagatatagacaaaacaatatactctctgacaaacgtaatcacagaatcagcaaaaaattacgttggaataattaagtacgatcacaaacatcagtcggtaccttggtggaatcatgactgcaaagaagcataaaaacaatcgaaacaagcttttaataaattcaaacgacaaaaaactcaagaaaattctatttaattcaaaaaattaagaacagtcgctaggtataccattaaaaaagccaaacgtgactcttggagagaatatgtcaccacaatacatagttcaattcctataacagctatatggaaaaaagtcaacaaaatgtcttgttccaaaccccataaatcaataaactttctaactcaaaataacactatttataaaagcccagaagaaatatccaatatactagcatctacttatgaatataactcaagtaacttaaattatacttccaatttcttaaaaatcaaaataaaagaagaaaaaaatcctatagaatattacgatcaaaacaataacgatcttaatatacaaataacaaaggaagaattagaaaatgtatttcagaattgtaagaacacttgtcctggacccgacaaaatttaggccctcaatctaaagaatacctactcaaaatctacaatataatcttatccagaaacgtatttcctaaatcatggaaaaattcaatcataatacctattcaaaaaccaactaaaccaaaatcagatccacaaacatatcgaccgatatcactcacatataggtaaaatattagaaaagataataaacaatagaCTTATGTGGTACCTATTTAGaagcaaacaaattaattattccagaacaatgtgGTTTCCGAAAACATCGCTCACCTTTAGACAACCTCGTTGACTTAGAATCAGAAATCCACGAAGCATTTGCAATAAAACAGCattgtgttggaatattttttgatataagcaaagcatatgatacagtttggaaatattcaatcattaaaacactcagcaactggttaataaggggtaacatattaaaatacatttcaaattttcttgaaaacagacaatttcaagttcgagttgacagaacatattctcaaacaaaaattcaacaaaatggtataccacaaggatcaaatttaagcacaactttattcttagtagcaataaattcgatattaacacaaattgaaaaccccgtcaaagctagattatacgctgacgacctagttattttctgtagaggaaaaaacatggcaacgattcacaatcacattcaaaaagggttaacacacattgagaaatggtcagctacaagtggacttcagtttaacactacaaaaacgaaagcaatctgtttctcaaagagaaattaaatccaaacaaaagaaatatatctacacgaacaaaaactagattatgtagaagaaatccgattcttgggtatgacgtttcataaaaaattaacttggaagacacatattcaacagctgaaaaaatcctgtctacctggtataaatttactacgatcacttgcctttaaaaactggggtgccgattattcaagtttaatacttatttacaaatccataattcgatcaaaacttgattatggagccatcgtctacaactcctccaaaaaaacacatttgaagtcactggatattatccaaaatagatgtctacgtatttctttaggtgctcactacacaagtcccattcaaagtctctattgggaaagtggagaacttcctctttctttcagaagacaatatctaagcctaacatatgcagcggcagtgtcatcaaaccgaaataatccagtactgcataacgtttttgctgatcgatttacaaataaatttcaacaaacacatcaaattgatcaccctttttactttcgtataaagtcatacttatccaaattaaattttcaatttccaaaaatctatgatacctcttcaatccacaacccagcaccatggacaatatctattcctgatatcgacatcagtctaacaaacctaagaaaatcagagatatcatcaaccgtcaataaacaaaagttttatacactattaaacagatatgacaatacctacaacgtatacaccgatgcatcaaaaaatgaagacagagttggagcagcaatttattcggaagactcctcagttagtttcaaattgccatcaattacaaccatcttttcggctgaattatttgcaattctaaaagcactattgttaatacaaatcaaaaacaaaaaaagatgtataataatcacagattctttaagttcattatccttactgactcaattgtactgtgacaacccccttctacttcttattaaaaaagaacttaaaaacattgcaaataagaacatccaagttaactttttatgggtgccttctcatatacgaattgaaggtaacgaagttgtagataaactggctaaaaacgcaccaactaacccgatgtccgaagaaagtaatatattggtacaaaacgatttaaaaccatacttaaaacaaaaaataattcaaaaatggcaacaaacttggaacaacactccatcaaggctataagaagtcaacaaacattcacatctttagaaaccaaaaataaaagacaggagagagcaagtgatacttacccgtctccgtatcggccatacacgacttactcatgactatttattacagtgcaaaaataaaccagtgtgtgaagtgtgcaacagtgttctaacggtaaaaccttttttaatacagtgtcccaaatagaatagtgaacgactcaaatataacatacccaactccctaagagatgccctagaagaaaatacagacacccgaaaaatattttcctatcttgaagactgccaacttcttcaaaagatctaaaatgtACGTTGTAACACACAaagatattaatattattattgtaaactaatgtatatcttacttattgtatctatattgtattaatctaaatacgctaatgaccctgcgtgattgatgcgttaataaaatataaaaaaaaaataatcccgAGTCTCATACAACTactttttggaagtttttaaaatctaatgtttttatgtttaaaacagtGAATAAATGGCAGGCAATTATGAAATTCAGCTGTTTAATAAAGTGGAGGTTCAATTATTTGGAGAGTCTAAGTGCGCGTTCATAACGGGGCACCGACCCTCGCTAGGACCATGGGATGGTATCATTTAATCGATTttcggtaaaataaatgcattactttaaaTGAGAGCGTTCACCATCAGTGCTACGCTCTAGGCGAGGAGACggtgcgatggtctccgttatgaacgcaccctaaggtcttttaggagtgaagggaagaacttgtattatttggatgaaactttGTTCGACACCCAAgatatagttaaaaaatgttTGACCGACGGTAGTAAAAATGACGTTACCAATGTTAATCCCACTTGAGGaaagagaatttgtattttacattgtgAGGGAGAATCAGGATGGGTAGAAGATGCTTTATTACTCTCTGCTAAGAGAAGCTAAGAGTGAAAAGTGGTTTGAGCAGTAATTACTACCTTAATTAGAACGAAATAGcgttattattttgaatattgctccgtatcattgtagactaaacagtaagattccaaacactaattcaaacaaagttgaaattcaagaattttttatcaaaacatgtaatatattttaaggattcttacacaaaaaaaacaacttgtagaactattaaaattagttaaatgtgaaaaaaaatatgttatcgaCAGACTAGCTGAGAATTATGGACATAAAGGATTAAGATTAACTCCTTTCTATTGTGTACTAAATCCAATAGAATTTTTGTGGTCTcaattattaaaaagtaatgtaaggaaaaataataattctcctaaatcattttcgactgttttagatttaattaagaccaaatgtaataatattacagcAGACAATAATACAATtccaaaacattataaatagaatagttatagatttaaacgatagcgatgatagtaataccgatttaaatgtagacgatagttaaggttaaaaaatttttttactatattaaatatatattttattataaacgtGTTACTTATAcatatgtatttttcttttactttgtggGATTGCCGTAATTTTGATAAACTGTATCAGTATATCAGTCCGACCCTGTATACAACTATACCTAGAAGATTAATTCCGAAATATCTTGCACTGAACTATACATTAAAATTTACACAGTTCCTtgattacttattttattttacaaacaaatgAAGTAAACCaaattgtttcaatcatatcatgataataatattaatttggATGCCTATTTATTACCATTAATTTACATTGAAtagtttaattattttaattaatcaaacatttttaaaaacatgtttttaattattttagatGCTTCTAACGTCGTCATGGATAATCGACACTACAATATATATTTCCTTGATAAGcctattaatttataaatatctCACAAGATATTTTGATTATTGGGAAAAAAGAAATGTTCCGTATTTCAAACCTACACTACTATTTGGCAATTTCAAAGATgttttcacatttaaaataactatTCAGGAGCAATTGAAAAAGCTTTATGACAAAATGGATGCGCCATATTTTGGAGTATTTATTTTTGATGAACCGATGCTAGTCTTAAAAGACCCCAAACTTATTAAAGATGTTCTAATAAAAGATTCTGCTATTTTTGCCAACAGAAGACCGCCTACACCTACACATCGTCTTATGGAGCACTCAATAGTTTTTATGAAATATCCACATTGGAAAAAAGTGAGAACGAGACTAACTCCAGTTTTTACTTCTGCGATGTTAAAAAATATGCATACTGAAGTATCCGAAATTACTAAGGCAATGGTACAATATTTGcacaaaaataagaaaacaatAGATGGCAGAGGACTTGGAAACATTTTTACAGATGAGTTTATATTTAAATGCTTTTTTGGGGTTGATCTTGATGGTTTTGGCGATAAACCAACTTCATTACAACCTATCGTGACCAAACTCAATGGCTTTAGTCTTAGAAATGCAATTGTTCAAAACCTTTTCTTTGTCAAACCATCATGGGTGAAGCATTTGAAGCTAAATTTCTTTAAGGATAGTTCATTGAGGATTTTCGAAGATATTTTCAAACAAGGAATGAAAGCTAGAGATCACTATAATGGCAAACCACTGAATTATGTTGATTTTGCCAATAAAGGTGTCAGAGAATTAGAAAAAGGAATGGATATAACTAAAGGTAAGTTTATTACTACCCATTTATTACATATGTCTATCTTCTTCTTGGGGTGCCGTGCTTGCTTTAAAGCCTTAGAAATGCTCCTCAGACATTAGCTACATGAAACAATTCTTCGACCATTCGATTAGTCTATTATTTAATGATTTCGCAACTAAGATAGTTGTTTTTTTAACCCagcatttttcttctattttgaCCTGAATGATCAGACGGAGTAAACGATACTTAAGCCTCGTCCTTATACGACTATATTACGAAGTAAAGGACGTTTACACATAAAACCAATTTTAAATTACttataataatagcgtttattgtccaacagaatccatttataggacaaaatacaatactacaattaaatgatatattaataattcataagtactaactaaataacacatttttcgagtattttacgttaacataaagaaactactcaatcacctaggtagatctcagccatcctagtaagctgctttaaactgcagtgaaatatatcgcagtaagcacttaaggaataCTTATGTACAAGATAAAAGAATTTTAGCCTAAGAGTTATTTAATATGCATCATTACTGAGTTCTGTTGCTTTGTACATTTTAATATGATCGCTTCGTTTGATAGACCTTTTAACACTACGTTAATaatcaattttagtttttatttaggTTGAACTTAAAATTAGGTCAATCATTAATATGATGATATACGATATGATGATTTTGACATATATagatttttacatacataaatcTGAGTTATACTAAGTACATTATTGGTTAATAGAATCATTGACTATTACACATTTATTTGTACACGCActgatatttatatttagttgTATAATCCTGTCGATttaagaaaacttaaaactgaCGAATAGATACAGTTTTCTTCTAGACACTCGCGTAGCGTTGTCGGTAGGTTACATATTGTATAAATACTTCCAGTAATATGATATTCATGTGTTAAGCGTGTATGTCCTAATCTCAGTCTCTTTATTATAGTTTGTTCTCTCCTGTTGCTACACTTATTCTTCCATCTTGTAACTGTTGTTTTTATGTCTCGTAGTTTTTGTTGAGATTGATTCCATTCTTGCAGCCACCGTTCATTTAATGTCGAGTTAATCCAGTGATGAAAATCTTTCTTATAGGTAGATTCTGTCAAGTCTTTGTTGTTAACTGAAGATTTGGCAGCAGCATCTACTCTTTCATTACCATGTATACCTATATGTGACGGAATGCACATAAATTTTACAATCGCATTCTTTTGCTGAAGCTGGTACAAATGGTTCTTTATCAATCGCAACAATGAATGAGTTGGGTAAATGGTGCCTAAGCTACTCATGGAACTTAAGGAATCTGTCAGTATTAGGCATCTGTCTAAGTTGGAGTTCAGTGCATATTCTAATCCTTTGTAGATTACGAATAGTTCTCCTGTATATACTGTGCTAAAATTTGAGATTTTGTATGAAGCAGTGTAGTTGTTGTGTATGAGGGCACATCCCATTCCTTTTTCTAATTAGGAGGCATCAGTATAAATATGTTGATAATTCTGGTACTCATCAATCTTACTTGAAAATTGTTTAAGCATAGAGGACGCATTAAGTTGATTACTAGTCTTTGTTAAACTTAAGCATAGGAAGAGTTTTCTGACCATTCAAGGAGGAGTGGTTAAGAGGTTGGTTTGGTGTATTTTAGGGAAAGACAATAGTATTACTGGTCATGTATCTATTAAGTCTTTCATAAAAAGGGGgttaagatattttttgttaagaTATGTTGTGTGGAAACGAGAAGCAAAGACATTGTTTCTGACGGGATTTTCACTATCTGCTAAAATGTTTGCAGCATATGCTAGGCTAAGATATTGTCTTCTTAATTTAAGAGGCATTTCTTCTATTAAACATAGTAAGCTATAGTAAGGTGTAATACAAAAAGCTCCTAAGACTATTCTTATAGCAGCATTTTGGATTGTTTGCAACTCTTTTAAAAGTGATTTACTGGTAGACCCATACACTATTTAACCGTTATCAACTTTAGATCTAAAATAGCTTTTATATACTGTCAATAGGAAATCTTAATCACATCCCCAATTTTTAGTGGATAGGTGCACCCTGCGTAACGCTAAATGAACTAGCACATACTGGCAGTCAGAAAATCCTTAGGATCTCCTGACCAAACAACACTTCCAACGAAAgatgataaacaaaataaacggCCCTTGGACCGCACAACCAGACCAATCGAACCTATAGTTCGAATTTGCCATATATACATAGAAGGCTTAAGCTATGCTAAAAGCCAGTTTTTATCAAAACTATTAAGATATGACAACATTGACTTAGTTGCTATACAGGAAACCCACTGCGAAACAGAGAAACAACTACAAAAAGGGGCAAAATACCGGGCTATGACCTTTTAGGCGCAACTTACCACCGATCATTCGGCACAGCCACATATGTCAAAGAAGATATTGAAAATGCTTCGCTTATCTCTACTTCCACTGATGACTGTATTTATAATGTGGTCACAAAAATCGCTAACATTACCGTGTCCAACATTTACAAGCCACCTGCTACGTCTTGGCCAACCCAAGCAATTGAAGTACATCCTCACCCTGCTGTATACGTTTGAGATTACAATAGCCATCATGAACAGTGGAAGTACAAAAATAGTGATACGAATGGGAATGCTTTAATAAAATGGACAGAAGACGAACGACTGTACCTTTTGTTTGATGCCAAAGATCGACCAACCTTCAGATCCGCGGCATGGAGGCGGGAATACAACCCCGACCTATTCTTCGTCTGGACCGACAACAAAGACTTACCTCTAGGGGCTTCACGAAGAGTTCTAACTAATTTCCCACAGCCAACATCGACCAGTAATAATAGAAGTAGGGACGCAAATCCCGTTAATTAGTTCTATCCCATTTCCAAGATGGAATTTTAAAAAGGCCTACTGGATTGACTTCTCTGAGGATCTGAATAAATGCCTACGGTGGATTAaacctaatatcaaaaactacCACAGATTTGTTGGTGCCGTGCTAAATGTAGCTAAAAAACACATACCTAGAGGCTATCGCAAAGAATATATCCCTGGCTGGTTGGAAAATAGCGAGGAATTATATCAGAGCTTTCTTGAAACTGGCGACCAAGAAATAGCGGATAAACTGTACAGCCTAGACACCGCTAGAAGCCAATAGTGGACCAAAACAGTAGAGAGTCTAAACTTCCAGAAATCAAGCAGGCAGGCATAGTCATTACTTAGAACATTAGGGAGTGGTGTCCGTACGAAACGCCGAGAGGCAGCCGTAAAGCCAGATGCCGTAGCATCACATATAGTAAAAAAATCCAGGACACCAAAAGATAAAGCACACACTATCTACGTAATGAAagaacttaaaactttaaaacatgtaGCCACCGAAACGGAGCATTCCCTCCCCTTCACCAGCAAAGACATATCAGAGGCTCTTAAAGACGTTAAGCCAGCAAAAGCACCAGCATTTGATAATATTCACCCTGAATTCCTAATAAATTGTGGTAAGTATACAAAAGTTTGGCTGGCTCGATTTTTCACAGACATCATCTAAACTGAAATATTCCACAAGAACTAAAACGCTCTAAGATAATAGCCATACTAAATCCAGGCAAACCCGCAGACAACttaaaaaactacagaccaattgcgcTTCTCTCTGCCACCTACAAGCTATTAGAGAGGCTTATGTATAATGGAATCAGTACAGAACTGTTCCAGGTGATCCCAGTCGAACAAGCGAGTTTTCGACCAGAACGAAGCTGCTCGGACCAGATAATGTCACTTACCACCTACATCGAAGCGGGTTTTCAAAAAAGACTTaaacttcagcggcatttattgatctctcggcagcttacgatacagtatggagagggggccttatatacaaaattctccgtgcaatcccctgtaaaccaatagcacgcctaatagatagcatgctcaacgaccAAATGTTTCAAGTActgatgggcacagatatcagcctaccaaagaaacttaagaatggcctaccacaggaGTCAGTGCTTTCTCCACAACTttttagcttatacctagcagatcTGCCGAAAACGCAatcaagaaagttcggatacgctAATGACTGGACCCTCACTACACAATGCAGAAcactagaaacgtctgaagaagttctgacggcagacttatatacattgggcaaatattttcgcaagtggcgacttcaatcaaatgcatccaaaacagaagttagttgctttcacctgaacaataaacttgctggaaagggactcaacatacggtttgaaaataccacacttacccacaacaaaacaccgaagtacctgggcgtaacactagacagaacgctatcatttaaagagcatttaacaaaaactgacCAAAAGTTGAgtataagaaataacattatacagaagctctgcggtaccacctggggcttccactctccgctctactgcaAGCCCTTGTTgtctcgaccgctgaatattgtgctccagtttggctacacagtccacacgtaaaaaaggtcgacactcagctgcacagcactatgaggataATAGCTGGTACAACTAAAgcaactcccacccaatggctttcagtatt
The genomic region above belongs to Diabrotica undecimpunctata isolate CICGRU chromosome 8, icDiaUnde3, whole genome shotgun sequence and contains:
- the LOC140447888 gene encoding cytochrome P450 6j1-like, which translates into the protein MLLTSSWIIDTTIYISLISLLIYKYLTRYFDYWEKRNVPYFKPTLLFGNFKDVFTFKITIQEQLKKLYDKMDAPYFGVFIFDEPMLVLKDPKLIKDVLIKDSAIFANRRPPTPTHRLMEHSIVFMKYPHWKKVRTRLTPVFTSAMLKNMHTEVSEITKAMVQYLHKNKKTIDGRGLGNIFTDEFIFKCFFGVDLDGFGDKPTSLQPIVTKLNGFSLRNAIVQNLFFVKPSWVKHLKLNFFKDSSLRIFEDIFKQGMKARDHYNGKPLNYVDFANKGVRELEKGMDITKETDTSIAGAILFLIAGKDTLNTLFSFTLYELAVSEYIQNRLRKEVQENIKKYGGITYEGMQDNKYLDMCIKESMRKYPPIPFLDRVPISDYQFEGSDLKLECDKMTVLIPSFAINRDEKYFPNPELYDPERFAEEKVSEGLVYIPFGEGPRACIGRRLGMLSLAIGLSYVLMNFKIEKSPETPSKIEFEPKSMPLMSKGGLPLKMTPLGDEIYL